The following coding sequences lie in one Halomonas sp. 'Soap Lake #6' genomic window:
- a CDS encoding class I SAM-dependent DNA methyltransferase: MNAVEIESAISDLAQQPFDPAEFPYAFLEAFGNKATTIKRLRSGTSNKSDFAGAWGGVLQTSNIHIAVAEAGAVTQTLAALKASPATTRAKAKFVLATDGEMLEAEELESGETVACRYEEFPDHFGFFLPLAGITTVKQVRESSFDIRATSRLNRLYVELLKDNPGWGTEEQRHEMNHFMARLIFCFFAEDTDIFAGSGLFTDTVSEMSARDSANTHEVISEIFRAMNTRREDHAAANIPRWAGKFPYVNGGLFSGSVEVPRFSKIARSYLLHIGSLDWTQINPDIFGSMIQAVADDEERGALGMHYTSVPNILKVLNPLFLDDLREKLEEAGDNTRKLLNLRSRMAKIRVFDPACGSGNFLVIAYKQMREIEAEINQRRKEPSRPTDIPLTNFRGIELRDFSAEVARLALIIAEYQCDLHYRGKKLALAEFLPLSSDNWITCGNALRLDWLSICPPTGTAVKHHADDLFESPSDQAQIDFENEGGETYICGNPPYLGTRGQDRTQKVDLAAAISDSLQGFRGLDFVAGWIVKASQYVCMVDADFSFVMTNSICQGQQVPLLWPWLLGRGLRIKFAHTSFKWSNLASHNAGVTVVIVGVSSRRNGSAKLFASDKFGKEVVREVPNINPYLVPANDTFISSSSNALSSGYLLERGSAPTDGGAYLFKNSERNKALAGSPALSRAILRAYGANEFTKGLIRWALKPDLLLRQEKESNEFVSKKVGLVRESRLKSPKEATKRAASTPQKYTEDRFVAKPRIFVPQLLAEGKEYVTPGLLPENSLVLAPHFQMDAETLVPFSLIASRIHFIWISTVCGKLKTDFRYSNTLGWNTFPVPTLTEKNKADLTRCAENILLAREAHFPATIADLYDPEKMPDNLREAHERNDEVLERIYIGRRFKNDTERLEKLFELYTKMTAKVAV, from the coding sequence ATGAACGCAGTTGAAATCGAATCCGCAATCTCTGACCTAGCACAACAGCCCTTTGACCCGGCTGAGTTCCCCTATGCTTTTCTGGAAGCCTTTGGCAACAAGGCGACCACCATTAAGCGGCTGCGTTCCGGTACGTCTAATAAGTCGGACTTTGCAGGCGCCTGGGGCGGGGTATTGCAGACGAGCAATATCCATATTGCTGTGGCAGAGGCCGGTGCCGTTACTCAAACTCTAGCCGCTTTGAAGGCGAGCCCAGCCACTACGCGTGCCAAGGCTAAGTTCGTGCTCGCCACCGACGGTGAGATGCTGGAGGCCGAAGAGCTAGAGAGTGGCGAGACAGTCGCCTGCAGGTATGAAGAATTTCCGGATCACTTTGGTTTCTTTCTGCCCTTGGCAGGGATCACTACCGTTAAGCAGGTGCGTGAAAGCTCGTTTGATATTCGTGCTACCAGCCGTCTGAACCGGCTGTATGTCGAGCTTCTGAAAGATAACCCAGGCTGGGGCACAGAAGAGCAGCGCCATGAAATGAATCACTTCATGGCAAGGCTGATCTTCTGTTTTTTTGCCGAAGACACGGACATCTTCGCCGGTAGCGGGCTGTTTACCGATACTGTCTCAGAAATGAGCGCCAGAGATTCCGCCAATACCCATGAGGTGATTAGCGAAATCTTCCGCGCCATGAACACGCGGCGAGAGGATCATGCTGCGGCGAATATCCCCCGCTGGGCAGGAAAGTTTCCCTATGTAAACGGCGGTTTGTTTTCAGGCAGTGTCGAAGTGCCGCGCTTCAGCAAGATCGCTCGCTCTTATCTGCTGCACATCGGCAGCCTGGATTGGACACAGATCAACCCTGATATTTTCGGCTCAATGATTCAGGCGGTGGCCGACGACGAAGAGCGTGGTGCATTGGGCATGCACTACACCAGCGTGCCGAACATTCTGAAAGTGCTGAACCCACTGTTTCTGGATGACCTGCGCGAAAAGCTGGAAGAAGCAGGCGACAACACCCGCAAGCTGCTGAATCTGCGCAGCCGCATGGCCAAAATTCGCGTATTTGACCCTGCCTGCGGTTCGGGCAATTTCTTGGTTATCGCCTACAAGCAAATGCGTGAGATTGAGGCAGAGATCAATCAGCGCCGTAAAGAGCCAAGCAGGCCGACCGATATACCGCTGACCAATTTCCGAGGCATTGAGCTGCGTGACTTTTCTGCGGAGGTTGCTCGCCTTGCACTGATCATTGCTGAGTATCAGTGTGACTTGCACTATCGTGGCAAGAAGCTGGCACTCGCCGAGTTTTTACCCCTCAGCTCTGATAACTGGATTACCTGCGGCAATGCCTTGCGGCTAGATTGGCTGAGCATTTGCCCTCCCACTGGTACAGCGGTAAAACACCATGCAGATGATCTATTTGAGTCTCCGTCGGATCAGGCGCAGATCGATTTTGAGAATGAGGGTGGGGAGACCTACATTTGTGGAAATCCGCCGTATTTAGGTACGCGTGGGCAAGATCGGACTCAGAAAGTAGATTTGGCGGCAGCAATATCTGATTCGCTGCAAGGTTTTCGTGGGCTTGACTTTGTCGCTGGGTGGATAGTTAAAGCCTCTCAGTACGTTTGTATGGTCGATGCAGACTTCTCTTTTGTTATGACTAACTCTATTTGCCAAGGTCAACAGGTTCCGTTGCTGTGGCCTTGGCTGTTGGGCCGCGGTTTGCGAATAAAATTCGCCCATACTAGTTTTAAGTGGTCAAACCTTGCCTCTCATAATGCTGGTGTAACAGTTGTTATTGTGGGAGTGTCGTCTAGAAGAAATGGCTCTGCAAAGCTTTTTGCTTCAGACAAATTTGGTAAAGAAGTCGTTCGAGAAGTGCCAAATATTAACCCCTATCTAGTTCCAGCAAATGACACCTTTATTTCCTCTAGTTCTAATGCATTAAGTTCAGGGTATTTGCTTGAACGCGGTAGTGCCCCGACAGACGGCGGTGCTTACCTTTTTAAAAATTCAGAGCGAAATAAAGCACTTGCTGGCAGTCCAGCTCTCTCTAGAGCGATTCTCCGTGCTTATGGAGCAAATGAGTTCACTAAAGGCTTAATTCGATGGGCTCTGAAGCCCGACTTACTATTACGTCAAGAAAAAGAATCAAATGAATTTGTTTCCAAAAAGGTAGGGCTGGTTCGTGAGTCTCGTTTAAAAAGCCCTAAAGAGGCTACGAAGAGAGCTGCAAGTACGCCGCAAAAATATACTGAAGACCGCTTCGTTGCGAAACCTAGAATTTTTGTTCCGCAGCTCTTGGCAGAAGGAAAGGAGTACGTAACGCCAGGATTGTTACCCGAAAACAGCTTAGTCTTGGCTCCACATTTTCAAATGGATGCAGAAACCTTAGTTCCTTTTTCACTTATTGCTTCTCGCATTCACTTTATTTGGATTTCAACTGTCTGCGGAAAATTAAAAACCGACTTCCGCTACTCCAACACTCTCGGCTGGAACACTTTTCCTGTCCCAACCTTAACCGAGAAAAACAAAGCAGATCTAACCCGTTGTGCCGAGAATATTTTGCTGGCTCGTGAAGCGCACTTTCCGGCCACTATCGCTGACCTCTACGACCCTGAAAAAATGCCCGACAATCTGCGCGAAGCCCATGAGCGTAATGATGAGGTGCTGGAGCGTATCTATATTGGACGGCGCTTCAAGAACGATACCGAGCGTCTGGAAAAGCTGTTTGAGCTGTATACCAAGATGACAGCTAAGGTAGCGGTATGA
- a CDS encoding PDDEXK-like family protein, with protein MSKDTSIPSLDDLESLFVNNSDLDNIRAHLGRFNPIKTMGMERMEIRHSAILGWLLSPQETHGLGDTFLKAFLAQALRGHDSTLSPSALKVSQADMMDAEVRREWRHIDLLVLSAQNGWVFIIENKFNSSQHGNQLKRYMDVVSSSLMDGDTYRNLRGIFLTLWEEEADDTRYAPIEYATICELLGQSALSGRVPLAPEVEQFLQHYLDVIKEATGMSDEQKEMEKLARQLYRDHRRVLDFVVEHGKSTDFIIACEAVFGEELEYGDTAEIGKQSFILNHSDTNTFSFLPKSWYEALGEDQFYWHGCENWWAGFPVIMWLQLTSDADGGSGQVRLYAEVGPLSDHDFRRELIEEIKDIANENGLRQIGFQRGASDEGKKYSKFLKKNFFAVDDVQDHDQIANAIKKALKSFQPEIEAVASVLPRFLNYGSEES; from the coding sequence ATGAGTAAAGACACGAGCATTCCGTCTTTAGATGATCTTGAAAGCCTATTCGTTAACAACTCAGATCTTGACAACATTCGAGCCCATCTAGGCCGCTTTAACCCTATCAAGACGATGGGCATGGAACGTATGGAAATTCGTCACTCAGCCATTCTTGGCTGGCTGCTTAGCCCTCAGGAGACGCACGGTCTGGGTGATACCTTCCTCAAGGCGTTTTTGGCTCAGGCCTTGCGCGGTCACGATAGCACGCTGTCTCCAAGTGCCTTGAAGGTATCACAAGCTGACATGATGGATGCAGAGGTGCGCAGAGAATGGAGACACATTGATCTGTTGGTTCTGAGCGCCCAGAACGGTTGGGTGTTTATTATCGAGAACAAGTTCAACAGCAGCCAGCACGGTAATCAGTTGAAGAGGTACATGGATGTCGTTTCATCCTCATTGATGGACGGTGATACCTATCGCAATCTCCGCGGAATATTCCTCACTCTTTGGGAAGAAGAAGCTGACGATACAAGATACGCGCCGATCGAATACGCTACGATTTGCGAGCTTTTAGGGCAAAGCGCGTTGTCAGGACGAGTGCCACTTGCTCCTGAGGTTGAACAATTTTTGCAGCATTATCTCGACGTTATTAAGGAAGCGACGGGTATGAGCGATGAACAAAAAGAGATGGAAAAGTTGGCCCGTCAGCTTTACCGCGACCACCGCCGGGTTTTGGATTTTGTTGTAGAACACGGGAAAAGCACAGATTTCATCATTGCATGCGAGGCAGTTTTTGGCGAAGAGCTTGAGTATGGCGATACTGCTGAAATTGGAAAGCAGAGCTTCATACTTAATCACTCTGACACAAACACATTTAGCTTTTTGCCCAAAAGTTGGTACGAGGCGCTTGGCGAAGATCAGTTCTATTGGCATGGTTGCGAAAACTGGTGGGCTGGGTTCCCTGTCATCATGTGGTTGCAACTGACTAGTGACGCAGATGGTGGTAGCGGCCAGGTACGTTTGTATGCTGAGGTTGGTCCGCTGAGTGACCATGATTTCAGGCGCGAGCTTATTGAAGAAATTAAAGATATCGCGAACGAAAACGGATTGAGACAGATCGGATTTCAACGCGGTGCATCTGACGAAGGAAAGAAATATTCTAAATTTCTAAAGAAAAACTTCTTTGCTGTAGATGACGTGCAAGACCATGATCAAATCGCTAACGCGATCAAGAAGGCATTAAAGTCCTTCCAGCCTGAAATTGAGGCTGTTGCATCTGTCCTTCCAAGATTCCTAAATTATGGAAGTGAAGAGAGTTAA
- a CDS encoding DEAD/DEAH box helicase, with amino-acid sequence MRPMQERAYERRGEQYLLIKSPPASGKSRALMFIALDKLHNQGLKQAIIVVPEKSIGSSFNDELLSNYGFWADWHVEPKWNLCNAPGTDNGGKVKSLGAFLESSDKVLVCTHATFRFAIDQFGVAAFDDRLIAVDEFHHVSANPDNKLGAHLGGFINRDKVHVVAMTGSYFRGDTEAVLAPQDESRFDTVTYTYYEQLNGYEYLKQLDIGYYFYSGSYADDILKVLDPAEKTILHIPNVNSRESSKDKVREVEHIIEALGEWQGADPTTGFQLVKTPKGRLLKIADLVDDDSTKRERVSSALKDPAQKNNRDHVDIIIALGMAKEGFDWIWCEHALTVGYRSSLTEIVQIIGRATRDAPGKTRARFTNLIAEPDAAEQAVTEAINDTLKAIAASLLMEQVLAPRFEFKPKHPTSGPQEGFDYGDEGYNPSKCNVGVNEETGKYHIEIKGLAEPKSEEATRICQEDLNEVITGFVQDKTTIERGLFDEELVPEELTQVRMGKIIKDRYPNLDEQDQEAVRQHAIAALNLTQQAKQLLAGSEAVDIGSNEPKPNTALIAGVRKFAMDVRELDIDLIDRINPFSEAYAILSVAMNEDSLKQVAAIISGKRTNLAPDEAKELAMRAVKFKKERGRLPSISSQDAWEKRMAEGASAFVRFKDEGRYD; translated from the coding sequence ATGCGGCCCATGCAAGAGCGTGCTTATGAGCGACGAGGCGAGCAGTACCTGCTGATCAAGTCTCCCCCTGCATCGGGTAAAAGTCGCGCCTTAATGTTTATTGCGCTGGATAAGCTGCATAACCAGGGGCTTAAACAGGCCATTATTGTGGTGCCTGAAAAGTCTATCGGCTCCAGCTTTAACGACGAGCTGCTCAGTAATTATGGCTTCTGGGCTGATTGGCATGTAGAACCCAAATGGAACCTGTGCAACGCGCCGGGCACGGACAATGGCGGCAAGGTCAAATCGTTAGGCGCTTTCCTTGAAAGCAGCGACAAAGTGTTGGTGTGTACCCATGCCACGTTCCGCTTTGCGATTGATCAGTTTGGGGTAGCAGCGTTTGATGACCGCCTGATTGCCGTGGATGAATTCCACCACGTGTCGGCGAACCCCGACAATAAGCTAGGTGCCCACTTGGGCGGCTTTATCAACCGCGATAAGGTGCATGTCGTGGCTATGACTGGCTCCTATTTCCGAGGCGATACCGAAGCGGTGTTGGCCCCACAGGATGAATCGCGCTTTGATACGGTGACCTACACCTATTACGAGCAGCTCAACGGTTACGAGTACCTAAAGCAGCTGGATATCGGCTACTACTTCTATTCTGGCTCGTACGCTGATGACATCCTCAAGGTGCTTGATCCTGCTGAGAAGACCATTCTCCATATCCCCAATGTTAATTCACGCGAGAGCTCCAAGGATAAGGTTCGTGAAGTTGAGCACATCATCGAAGCGCTGGGAGAGTGGCAGGGGGCTGATCCGACCACCGGTTTTCAACTGGTGAAAACGCCGAAAGGGCGGCTGCTTAAAATTGCTGATTTGGTAGATGATGATTCAACCAAACGTGAACGTGTATCGAGCGCATTGAAGGATCCTGCGCAGAAAAATAACCGTGACCATGTCGACATCATCATTGCCCTGGGCATGGCGAAAGAGGGCTTTGATTGGATTTGGTGTGAACATGCGTTGACAGTGGGCTACCGTTCCAGCCTAACGGAGATTGTGCAGATCATTGGTCGCGCCACGCGGGATGCGCCGGGCAAGACACGGGCACGCTTCACGAATTTGATCGCCGAGCCGGATGCCGCTGAGCAGGCGGTGACCGAAGCCATTAACGATACTCTAAAAGCCATCGCTGCCAGCTTATTGATGGAGCAAGTGCTAGCACCACGCTTTGAGTTCAAGCCAAAGCACCCCACCAGCGGTCCGCAAGAAGGGTTCGACTACGGTGATGAAGGCTACAACCCCAGCAAATGCAACGTAGGCGTTAACGAAGAAACCGGTAAATATCACATCGAAATCAAGGGGCTTGCTGAACCCAAAAGCGAAGAAGCGACCCGAATTTGCCAAGAAGACCTGAATGAAGTGATCACCGGTTTTGTGCAGGACAAGACCACCATTGAGCGTGGTTTGTTTGATGAAGAGCTGGTGCCTGAAGAGCTCACCCAGGTACGTATGGGCAAGATCATCAAAGACCGCTACCCGAACCTGGATGAGCAAGATCAAGAAGCCGTTCGCCAGCATGCCATCGCTGCGCTCAACCTCACCCAGCAGGCCAAGCAGCTGCTAGCGGGTAGTGAGGCTGTGGATATCGGTAGCAATGAGCCAAAGCCGAATACCGCGTTAATAGCAGGGGTGCGCAAGTTCGCCATGGACGTGCGGGAGCTCGATATTGATTTGATTGATCGCATCAACCCTTTTAGCGAGGCCTACGCGATTCTTAGTGTAGCCATGAACGAAGACAGCCTGAAGCAAGTGGCTGCTATCATCTCTGGTAAACGTACCAATCTGGCGCCTGATGAAGCCAAAGAGCTCGCTATGAGAGCGGTCAAATTCAAGAAAGAGCGAGGGCGGTTGCCTTCTATTAGCTCACAAGATGCCTGGGAAAAACGCATGGCCGAAGGCGCTTCTGCATTCGTACGCTTTAAAGATGAGGGGCGTTATGACTGA
- a CDS encoding GIY-YIG nuclease family protein, whose amino-acid sequence MTDLDDLRAELEELAQPDKKKGLSAREERIIAGFEEIQRFVEQYGRAPQHGEGNDIFERLYAVRLDRIRSLEECRTLVESLDHQGLLDGNSTSDVDAIDTLDDDALLTELSGVSGASELTELKHVRSSAEKRAAEEVANREKCEDFATYQPLFEQIESELKSGLRTTRRFGKNATIEVGQWFIVDGQTAYVAEEGEEFDSPQGKKDARLRVIFSNGTESNLLRLSLVRALYKDEASRRITEPDAGPLFAEQPPTENRFSETWEDNDIESGTIYVLRSLSEHPFVAEHRELIHKIGVTGGKVEARIANAAHDATYLLADVEVVATYKLAGINRRKLEALFHRIFAPAQLELTIQDRFGHPVKPREWFLVPLHVIDEAVQRIRDGSIMGLVYEPETAQLIS is encoded by the coding sequence ATGACTGATCTGGACGACTTGCGCGCCGAGCTAGAAGAGTTAGCGCAACCCGATAAAAAGAAAGGCCTTTCGGCACGCGAAGAGCGCATCATCGCGGGATTTGAAGAGATTCAGCGCTTTGTTGAGCAGTATGGCCGTGCCCCGCAGCACGGTGAAGGCAACGATATTTTTGAACGGCTCTATGCCGTGCGTCTTGATCGCATCCGTTCGCTCGAAGAGTGCCGAACCCTAGTGGAGTCCCTTGATCACCAAGGTTTGTTAGATGGCAACAGTACCAGCGACGTGGACGCAATAGATACGCTGGACGATGACGCCTTGCTGACTGAGCTTTCAGGGGTTTCAGGGGCGTCTGAGCTTACTGAGCTAAAGCATGTGCGTTCAAGCGCGGAGAAGCGTGCCGCTGAAGAAGTGGCGAATAGAGAGAAATGCGAAGACTTTGCAACCTACCAGCCGCTGTTTGAGCAAATAGAAAGCGAGCTGAAAAGTGGGCTAAGAACCACGCGTCGCTTTGGCAAGAACGCTACCATCGAAGTGGGGCAGTGGTTCATCGTGGATGGGCAAACGGCTTATGTGGCCGAGGAGGGTGAAGAGTTTGATTCACCCCAAGGCAAGAAAGATGCCCGCCTGCGAGTGATTTTCTCTAACGGCACGGAAAGCAATCTGCTGCGCCTGTCGTTAGTAAGAGCGCTCTACAAAGATGAAGCCAGCCGCCGTATTACCGAACCCGATGCCGGGCCACTGTTTGCTGAACAACCGCCCACTGAAAACCGTTTCAGCGAAACCTGGGAAGACAACGACATCGAAAGCGGCACTATCTACGTGCTGCGCAGCCTCTCAGAGCACCCGTTTGTGGCTGAGCACCGGGAGCTGATCCACAAAATCGGCGTAACCGGTGGCAAGGTCGAAGCGCGCATCGCCAATGCCGCTCATGATGCCACCTACCTACTGGCCGATGTTGAAGTAGTGGCTACTTATAAGCTGGCCGGTATCAACCGCCGCAAACTGGAAGCGCTTTTTCATCGCATTTTCGCCCCCGCACAGCTTGAGCTGACTATTCAAGATCGCTTCGGGCACCCGGTTAAGCCACGCGAGTGGTTCTTGGTGCCATTGCATGTGATTGATGAGGCGGTACAGCGGATTCGGGATGGGTCGATTATGGGGTTAGTTTATGAGCCAGAAACTGCACAGTTGATTAGCTAA
- a CDS encoding 3'-5' exonuclease gives MNQDVFEVQVTKLLQLHAPVKARQLATILKDEFGQHVDRSDINSLLYRLRTEGKAEVDASYRWSLLGASSQKGGSAKASVETMPTTPAQPTITFTDEQQAVIDLDPSQHLLVRGQAGSGKTTVLAARAGRLLSAMNKGSLLFLTYNSALCAYVKKAFSQAGMKGSVDVRTFHDWSRSTAKDMGLEFVGWVDGKTRSEQLKRLIKEAEEEIGSHRFFELKEAPQLLGWWGEEIAWLFGQHVTRLDDYLAVERTGRGTAVRVTQEDRRFIWFVFELYLEWLEETRQEDYDNPAGVLLRVLMERGGDLPDDYRYDHVVIDEVQDFDKSWLLVAAKIPRVSLSMAGDIAQKIYRRSFTWSSVGIQVQGGRSRRLSASHRTTQQIMDVAEHLLANNDVTESSDYTTPVRPTKEGDKVKLLLAPDAKQAYEKGYDFVASEFKRLRTTSVAVVLPFSRQLYPAQKALEKRGLKVKKVKGAGLGGFTGGVAVTTFHQLKGLEFDHVVVMGLHDAQYPGRILDSVAQEDKELEASLLRRVLYVAMTRAKQSVTLVGSLPFCRFFEDVPEELFDSIS, from the coding sequence ATGAATCAGGATGTATTTGAAGTTCAGGTGACGAAACTGTTGCAGCTGCATGCACCGGTAAAGGCACGTCAGTTAGCGACTATTTTAAAAGATGAGTTCGGTCAGCATGTGGATCGGAGCGATATCAATTCGCTACTGTATCGCCTGCGAACGGAAGGTAAGGCAGAAGTCGATGCGTCATATCGTTGGAGTCTTCTGGGTGCCTCCTCCCAGAAGGGCGGTAGTGCAAAGGCTAGCGTCGAAACGATGCCAACTACACCTGCCCAGCCAACTATTACGTTCACTGATGAGCAGCAAGCGGTAATTGATCTCGATCCCTCTCAGCACTTGCTAGTTCGGGGCCAGGCAGGCAGCGGCAAGACGACTGTGCTAGCCGCTCGAGCGGGCAGGCTGCTATCGGCAATGAATAAAGGCTCCTTGCTGTTTTTGACCTACAACTCAGCTTTGTGTGCCTATGTGAAGAAGGCGTTCAGTCAGGCAGGGATGAAGGGAAGCGTGGACGTCAGAACCTTTCATGACTGGTCACGCAGCACCGCCAAGGATATGGGCTTAGAATTCGTCGGCTGGGTTGATGGCAAAACACGTAGTGAACAACTTAAGCGGCTGATCAAAGAGGCGGAAGAGGAGATCGGTAGTCATCGTTTCTTCGAATTGAAGGAGGCGCCGCAGCTGCTGGGGTGGTGGGGTGAAGAGATCGCTTGGCTTTTTGGACAGCATGTCACACGGCTCGATGATTATCTTGCCGTCGAACGTACTGGACGAGGCACCGCAGTACGTGTGACGCAGGAAGACCGTCGTTTCATCTGGTTTGTTTTTGAGTTGTATTTGGAGTGGCTGGAGGAAACTCGTCAGGAGGACTATGACAATCCCGCTGGAGTACTGTTGCGCGTGTTGATGGAGCGGGGCGGAGATCTCCCTGATGACTACCGCTATGATCACGTTGTGATTGATGAGGTGCAGGATTTCGACAAGAGCTGGCTGCTGGTAGCCGCGAAGATTCCGCGTGTATCGCTAAGCATGGCCGGTGACATCGCGCAGAAGATCTATCGCCGTAGCTTCACTTGGTCCTCTGTCGGTATTCAGGTACAAGGCGGGCGTTCCCGGCGCTTGTCCGCTAGTCACCGCACCACACAACAAATCATGGATGTTGCCGAGCACTTGCTGGCGAACAATGACGTGACCGAGAGTAGTGATTACACGACGCCGGTTCGCCCTACCAAGGAAGGCGATAAGGTCAAATTGTTGTTGGCACCTGATGCCAAGCAAGCCTATGAAAAAGGATATGATTTTGTTGCCAGCGAGTTTAAGCGGCTGCGTACGACGTCCGTGGCAGTAGTGTTGCCTTTCTCTCGTCAGCTCTATCCTGCACAGAAAGCACTGGAAAAGCGCGGTCTTAAGGTTAAGAAGGTGAAGGGTGCCGGACTTGGTGGCTTTACAGGCGGTGTAGCCGTGACCACCTTTCATCAGCTAAAGGGCTTGGAATTCGACCATGTGGTTGTCATGGGGCTGCATGACGCCCAATATCCTGGCCGTATTCTCGACAGCGTTGCGCAAGAAGATAAAGAGCTGGAAGCAAGCCTGTTACGTCGTGTTCTCTACGTCGCCATGACGCGAGCCAAGCAGAGCGTCACACTGGTTGGCTCCCTGCCGTTCTGTCGCTTTTTTGAAGATGTGCCGGAAGAGCTATTTGATAGTATTTCATGA
- a CDS encoding ABC transporter ATP-binding protein has protein sequence MASSKPSSQATPSNQSFHALVRLLRYAKGYRRQIAAATICSIINKLFDIAPEILIGVALDVVVNQENSFVARLGFETPQEQIAILAVLTFVIWAGESLFEYLYQILWRNLAQRLQADMRQDTYEHAQRLDMAFFESKSSGQLVATMNDDVNQLERFLDGGANSLIQVAVTVVAVGAVFFVLSPLIALLAFTPIPLIIWGAFFFQRKAGPLYSDVREKVGDLASRLSNNLSGIATIKSFTSEAREAERLRDASEAYVEANRRAIRVSSAFIPVIRMAILAGFLATFTVGGMMALNGTLNIGAYGVLVFLTQRLLWPLTGLAQVIDLFERAMASTRRILDLLEVPIVVKDDSTKPLAAPVKGEVRFEAVSFLYASSQVGVSGVNLHVPAGNTLALVGATGSGKSTLVKLLLRFYDPESGRVLVDGQPITDVSMHSLRQAVGLVSQDVYLFEGSIRDNIAYGKPEAGEAEIIDAAKTAEAWGFIETLPQGLDTPVGERGARLSGGQRQRLSLARALLKDPPILVLDEATSAVDNETEAAIQRSLKRIAHGRTVIMIAHRLSTIVHADEIVVIEKGQVAERGSHSSLLTANGHYAAQWRVQTGEALAGDVEALNA, from the coding sequence GTGGCTTCTTCAAAGCCTAGCTCCCAAGCGACACCCTCAAATCAAAGTTTTCATGCGTTAGTACGGCTATTACGCTATGCCAAAGGTTATCGGCGGCAGATAGCTGCTGCCACTATCTGTTCTATCATCAACAAGCTGTTTGATATAGCCCCAGAAATTCTCATTGGTGTGGCACTTGATGTTGTTGTAAACCAAGAAAACAGCTTTGTTGCACGGCTTGGGTTTGAAACTCCCCAGGAGCAAATCGCCATCTTGGCGGTGCTGACCTTCGTAATTTGGGCGGGGGAGTCGCTGTTCGAATACCTCTACCAAATTTTGTGGCGTAATTTAGCCCAGCGGTTGCAGGCGGACATGCGCCAGGACACCTACGAGCATGCCCAGCGACTCGATATGGCGTTTTTTGAGTCAAAAAGCTCCGGCCAGCTTGTGGCTACCATGAACGACGATGTGAATCAGTTGGAACGCTTCTTGGATGGCGGCGCCAACTCGCTAATACAGGTAGCTGTGACCGTGGTGGCGGTGGGGGCAGTGTTCTTCGTGCTCTCACCGCTGATTGCACTGCTTGCCTTCACTCCTATTCCGCTGATTATTTGGGGAGCGTTCTTTTTCCAACGCAAAGCGGGCCCGTTATACAGCGATGTACGTGAAAAGGTTGGTGACCTAGCTAGCCGTCTTTCTAATAACCTCAGCGGCATTGCCACTATCAAAAGCTTTACCAGTGAAGCAAGAGAGGCCGAGCGGCTGCGCGATGCCAGTGAGGCTTATGTAGAAGCCAACCGTCGAGCGATTAGGGTTAGCTCTGCCTTTATTCCCGTCATCCGGATGGCAATTCTGGCAGGCTTTTTGGCGACCTTTACCGTCGGCGGCATGATGGCACTCAACGGTACTTTGAACATTGGCGCTTACGGCGTTTTGGTGTTTTTGACCCAACGGCTGCTGTGGCCGCTGACTGGCCTTGCCCAGGTGATTGATCTGTTCGAGCGGGCCATGGCTAGTACCCGGCGGATTCTGGACCTGTTGGAAGTGCCGATTGTCGTTAAAGACGACAGTACCAAGCCCTTGGCCGCACCAGTGAAAGGCGAAGTGCGTTTCGAAGCGGTAAGCTTCCTGTATGCCTCAAGCCAAGTAGGTGTGAGTGGAGTGAACCTACACGTGCCAGCAGGCAACACCCTAGCATTGGTGGGAGCCACCGGCTCTGGTAAATCGACCCTGGTCAAATTGTTGCTGCGCTTTTATGACCCTGAAAGTGGTCGCGTACTGGTAGACGGCCAGCCGATTACCGACGTTAGCATGCACTCGCTGCGCCAAGCGGTTGGCCTGGTTAGCCAGGATGTGTACTTATTTGAAGGCAGCATTCGCGACAATATTGCCTATGGCAAGCCTGAGGCTGGTGAGGCGGAAATTATCGATGCCGCTAAAACTGCAGAGGCGTGGGGCTTTATTGAAACGCTACCCCAAGGGTTGGATACCCCGGTAGGTGAGCGGGGTGCGCGCCTTTCCGGTGGCCAGCGTCAACGGCTTTCGCTGGCACGAGCGCTACTTAAAGACCCACCCATTCTAGTGTTGGATGAAGCCACCAGCGCGGTGGACAACGAAACCGAAGCCGCGATTCAGCGCTCGCTTAAACGTATTGCCCACGGCCGCACGGTGATTATGATTGCCCACCGGCTGTCTACTATCGTGCACGCTGATGAAATCGTGGTGATTGAAAAAGGCCAAGTGGCCGAGCGTGGTAGCCACTCAAGCCTGCTAACCGCCAATGGTCACTACGCCGCTCAGTGGCGAGTACAAACCGGTGAAGCATTGGCGGGGGATGTAGAAGCGCTGAATGCCTAA